One genomic segment of Erysipelotrichaceae bacterium 66202529 includes these proteins:
- a CDS encoding AAA family ATPase, producing MLYYFFSIKEKEHADLFHGLSIMSNPKALTYQNRYPVIFLTLKDMKNNTFEKQLKMFSKIIVNIIEAFPELWDSDKLSSASLKTIEMYHEGAQEEIDLQVSLQFIAQCLMQHYGKKVIIIIDEYDVPLQSAYLNGYYDDMVNFLRNVFSTALKTNDALEKGVLTGCLRIAKESIFTGLNNFKVNSIFDEVSRQRFGFTQSEIDLLLQAYHAEEYKAVVKEW from the coding sequence GTGCTCTATTATTTCTTTTCTATTAAAGAAAAGGAGCATGCGGATTTATTTCATGGCTTGAGCATCATGTCGAATCCAAAGGCTTTGACCTATCAGAATCGCTATCCTGTAATCTTTCTAACTCTGAAGGATATGAAAAATAATACATTTGAAAAACAGTTGAAAATGTTTAGTAAAATCATAGTCAATATAATCGAAGCATTTCCTGAATTATGGGACAGTGATAAATTGAGCAGTGCTTCTTTAAAGACGATAGAGATGTATCATGAAGGAGCACAGGAAGAAATCGATTTACAGGTATCCCTACAATTCATCGCACAATGCCTGATGCAGCATTATGGAAAGAAAGTAATTATTATAATAGATGAGTACGATGTACCTTTGCAGAGTGCTTATCTGAATGGGTATTATGATGATATGGTGAATTTTCTCAGAAATGTATTTAGCACTGCCTTGAAAACGAATGATGCATTGGAAAAAGGGGTATTAACCGGTTGTCTGAGAATTGCAAAGGAGTCAATTTTCACAGGACTGAATAATTTTAAAGTGAATTCCATCTTTGATGAAGTATCCAGACAGAGATTTGGGTTTACGCAAAGTGAAATAGATCTATTGCTTCAGGCGTATCATGCTGAGGAATACAAGGCTGTGGTAAAAGAATGGTAG
- a CDS encoding AAA family ATPase, protein MKRLPIGVENFKEIMENNYYYIDKTDFINDICNEKVVLYTRPRRFHRNSVDTFGIRQEAR, encoded by the coding sequence ATGAAGCGTTTACCAATCGGTGTTGAAAATTTTAAAGAGATTATGGAAAATAATTATTATTACATTGATAAAACAGACTTTATCAACGATATTTGCAATGAGAAGGTTGTTTTATATACAAGACCTCGTCGCTTTCACCGAAATAGTGTCGATACCTTTGGTATCCGACAAGAGGCGCGCTAG
- the rsmB gene encoding 16S rRNA (cytosine(967)-C(5))-methyltransferase RsmB has protein sequence MNARGIAFDMLKDIFLHKTYSNLLLRKGLNKAKAQDKGLITQIVYGTLQNYRLCRYQWMDCVKKLPSDEVCIILDMSVYQLLYMDKLPAYAIINDAVDITKKQIHVKMAKLVNAVLHAVERRGEREVTGKQEEILAIKTSHPTWLVQMWKAQYGWDVTQNICEADMETKPNAARVNTWKITRDALMELDASFQKGYLSEDAVLYDTSLAATPWYEQGLLSIQDEASQLIARIVDPQRGEQILDVCSAPGTKADHMAELMQNEGCIVCGDIHAHRVELIKEGAVRLGITILKPQVMDATELKEVEGLLFDRVLCDVPCSGYGVLARKSDIKVHMQSTDMDTLIPVQRAILAKSAHHVKKQGILVYSTCTLNKKENEKQIQLFLKEHPNFKCLEERTIFPFEAHTDGFYMAKLQRIS, from the coding sequence ATGAATGCAAGAGGAATCGCCTTCGACATGCTGAAGGATATCTTTTTACACAAAACCTATAGTAATCTTTTGCTGCGCAAGGGGCTGAACAAGGCTAAAGCGCAGGATAAGGGACTTATTACGCAGATCGTTTATGGCACGCTGCAAAATTACCGGCTGTGCCGCTATCAGTGGATGGATTGTGTAAAGAAGCTGCCAAGCGATGAGGTATGCATAATACTGGATATGAGCGTATACCAGTTGCTTTATATGGACAAGCTGCCTGCTTATGCAATTATCAATGATGCTGTGGACATAACGAAAAAGCAGATTCATGTAAAAATGGCAAAGCTGGTCAATGCTGTATTGCATGCGGTGGAGCGTAGAGGGGAACGTGAGGTTACAGGCAAGCAGGAGGAAATTCTTGCCATCAAAACATCGCATCCAACCTGGCTTGTACAGATGTGGAAGGCACAGTATGGCTGGGATGTTACGCAGAACATATGTGAGGCGGACATGGAAACAAAGCCGAATGCCGCACGTGTGAATACATGGAAAATAACAAGAGATGCGCTTATGGAGCTGGATGCTTCCTTCCAAAAAGGATATTTGAGTGAGGATGCTGTTCTGTATGACACTTCTCTGGCAGCGACTCCATGGTATGAGCAGGGACTGCTTTCCATTCAGGATGAGGCAAGTCAGCTGATTGCCCGCATTGTGGATCCGCAACGGGGGGAGCAGATACTGGATGTGTGCAGCGCACCGGGAACAAAGGCTGATCACATGGCAGAGCTGATGCAGAATGAGGGCTGTATTGTATGTGGGGATATTCATGCACATCGGGTTGAACTCATAAAAGAAGGTGCTGTGCGTCTTGGCATCACGATTTTAAAGCCACAGGTTATGGATGCGACTGAGCTGAAGGAAGTTGAGGGTCTGCTTTTCGACCGGGTATTATGTGATGTACCATGCAGCGGCTATGGAGTATTAGCCAGAAAGAGCGATATCAAGGTTCATATGCAAAGTACGGATATGGACACGCTGATACCTGTTCAAAGGGCAATTCTTGCAAAGAGTGCTCATCATGTAAAAAAACAGGGAATTCTGGTTTATTCAACTTGTACGCTGAATAAAAAGGAAAACGAGAAACAGATACAGCTTTTTTTGAAGGAGCATCCAAATTTCAAATGTTTAGAGGAACGTACGATTTTTCCATTTGAAGCGCATACGGACGGGTTTTATATGGCAAAGCTACAAAGAATTTCGTAG
- a CDS encoding phosphatase PAP2 family protein: MKKKEWIPVVLALLLLVIGARYDYQITDFLYQLLPVTGRIFERFLLIPVQLMTVITMAMLFRTKRNAFYLLIGYVASLYMLQDALHYWVSLSHTEIQLALLAGSAFLCAMVQLILHYTPYAWIQKHLSFFVFYTLVLLSAVLITTIIKVSWGRIRYRDMQTATQFCVWYRPCGLYGNNSFPSGHTTAFTTLLCWLQWKKNPYEKPGVLRYVLITALLILMPVTRMIMGAHFLSDTAMGFLITYSCYIYYRHFFRKRGYL; encoded by the coding sequence ATGAAAAAGAAAGAATGGATACCGGTGGTACTGGCACTGCTTCTGCTTGTCATCGGTGCACGATATGATTATCAGATTACCGATTTCCTGTATCAGCTGCTGCCGGTAACAGGAAGGATATTTGAACGCTTTTTACTTATTCCTGTCCAACTGATGACGGTTATTACAATGGCAATGCTGTTTCGTACCAAGAGAAATGCTTTTTATCTGCTGATTGGCTATGTGGCTTCCCTTTATATGCTGCAGGATGCGCTGCATTACTGGGTTTCCCTGTCGCATACAGAGATACAATTAGCGTTGTTGGCAGGAAGTGCATTCCTATGCGCTATGGTTCAGCTGATACTTCATTACACACCCTATGCGTGGATTCAGAAGCATTTATCATTTTTTGTGTTTTATACGCTGGTACTGCTGAGTGCGGTGTTGATTACCACCATCATCAAGGTGTCATGGGGACGCATCCGATACCGGGATATGCAGACGGCAACACAATTTTGTGTATGGTATCGGCCCTGCGGTTTATATGGAAACAACTCCTTTCCAAGCGGGCATACAACAGCTTTTACAACGCTGCTATGCTGGCTGCAATGGAAGAAAAATCCATATGAGAAGCCGGGTGTGCTACGCTATGTTTTGATTACGGCTTTGCTTATCCTCATGCCTGTCACCCGCATGATCATGGGCGCGCATTTTTTGAGTGATACCGCTATGGGATTTTTAATCACCTACAGCTGTTATATATATTACCGGCATTTTTTCAGAAAGAGAGGATATTTATGA
- the priA gene encoding primosomal protein N', protein MKIAQVFVEHPIMHLDHTFTYACDGFSLQRGVRVSVPFGKTSIVGFVMKVETISEQQAAEYGFTIRSIHKVIDEEPLLNEELLALGHWMATTCIVPVISCFQCMLPAKLKPKSTHGHAKLEIWVRYCRDQEGLTVKQRSALEALKTEKEMLRSQFYQIYKTPAKKLVELGLAEIFEKEAQAQLKPQEITEKDMKLSPEQHQALEALKQIQSHEIVLLHGATGSGKTEVFLQLARSVMNRGKQVLILVPEISLTPQMVKRVTARFGSHVAIYHSGLNAQEKYEQYQLVRRHQVQIVVGTRSAVFMPFDNLGVIIMDEEHDTSYKQDSAPRYHCRDIAIKRGAFHQAPVVLASATPSLETYARAVKGVYRLIAMPSRINGSFPHVKLVEMRKAVGRGESYLLSNELMAAMYERLQKKEQIMLLLNRRGYTPILRCIGCGHVVMCPHCEVAMSYHKDDKQLKCHTCGYTMPVPNYCPACGSDTWRYLGLGTQKLEELVQIKFPDAKIIRMDADTTGRKHAHEELLSAFGDKKADILLGTQMIAKGLDFENVTLVGIINGDAMLNRSDYRSAELTYDLLEQACGRSGRGSKDGEVIIQAYDTAHYAIQCAAQHDYRTFFQNEMKYRHIAGYPPYTYLASMIFSHTSQDEVAAAAARAKQVLEAQTGFRVLGPAQLNKRKDEVRMRILLKGKQQELLAGCVRMVYDAHLAAKAKARLDIDLSPVMLD, encoded by the coding sequence ATGAAAATTGCACAGGTATTTGTTGAACATCCCATCATGCATTTAGACCATACCTTTACCTATGCATGCGATGGTTTTTCTTTACAGCGCGGTGTCCGTGTATCGGTGCCGTTTGGTAAGACCTCCATTGTCGGCTTTGTTATGAAGGTGGAAACCATCAGTGAACAGCAGGCTGCGGAATATGGCTTTACCATACGCTCTATTCACAAGGTGATCGATGAAGAGCCTCTGTTGAATGAGGAACTGCTTGCTCTCGGTCATTGGATGGCAACGACCTGCATTGTACCGGTGATCAGCTGTTTTCAATGTATGCTTCCGGCAAAGCTGAAGCCTAAATCCACACACGGGCATGCAAAGCTGGAAATCTGGGTACGCTATTGCAGGGATCAGGAAGGACTGACTGTAAAGCAGCGCAGTGCATTGGAGGCTTTAAAAACGGAAAAGGAAATGCTGCGTTCGCAGTTTTATCAGATATACAAAACACCGGCAAAAAAACTGGTGGAGCTGGGGCTTGCAGAGATATTTGAAAAAGAAGCACAGGCACAGCTGAAGCCACAGGAAATAACAGAGAAGGATATGAAGCTGAGTCCGGAGCAGCACCAGGCGCTGGAAGCATTAAAGCAAATTCAAAGCCATGAGATCGTTCTTCTGCATGGGGCAACCGGTAGTGGAAAGACGGAGGTGTTTTTGCAGTTGGCAAGGTCTGTCATGAACCGTGGAAAGCAGGTCTTGATTCTGGTGCCGGAAATATCTTTGACACCGCAAATGGTGAAACGTGTGACTGCGCGCTTTGGAAGCCATGTGGCAATCTATCATTCCGGTTTGAATGCTCAGGAAAAATATGAGCAGTATCAGCTTGTACGCCGTCATCAGGTGCAAATCGTTGTGGGAACGCGGAGTGCCGTATTCATGCCGTTTGATAATCTCGGCGTTATTATTATGGATGAGGAACACGATACCAGCTACAAGCAGGATTCAGCACCACGCTATCACTGCCGCGATATTGCTATAAAAAGAGGAGCGTTTCATCAGGCTCCAGTTGTTTTAGCAAGCGCCACACCGTCTTTGGAAACGTATGCCCGCGCAGTTAAGGGAGTATATCGTTTAATTGCTATGCCCAGTCGGATCAACGGCAGCTTTCCCCATGTAAAGCTGGTGGAAATGCGCAAGGCGGTAGGCCGGGGAGAAAGCTATCTGCTCAGCAATGAGCTGATGGCCGCAATGTATGAGCGGCTGCAGAAAAAAGAACAGATCATGCTGCTGCTGAATCGCAGAGGCTATACACCGATTCTTCGCTGTATCGGCTGTGGTCACGTTGTGATGTGTCCGCATTGTGAGGTGGCGATGTCCTATCATAAGGATGATAAGCAGTTAAAATGCCATACCTGTGGATATACGATGCCGGTACCGAATTACTGTCCCGCATGCGGAAGTGATACCTGGCGTTATCTGGGACTTGGTACACAAAAGCTGGAAGAGCTCGTGCAGATAAAGTTTCCGGATGCAAAAATTATCCGTATGGATGCGGATACAACGGGCAGAAAGCATGCGCATGAGGAGCTGCTGTCTGCCTTTGGCGATAAAAAAGCAGATATACTATTGGGAACACAGATGATTGCGAAGGGCTTGGATTTTGAAAATGTGACGCTGGTTGGCATTATCAACGGAGATGCTATGCTGAATCGCAGTGATTACCGCAGTGCCGAGCTGACCTATGATCTACTAGAGCAGGCATGTGGAAGAAGCGGCCGCGGCAGTAAGGATGGAGAGGTCATTATCCAGGCATACGATACAGCGCATTATGCTATACAGTGTGCGGCTCAGCACGATTACCGCACATTCTTTCAAAATGAAATGAAGTACCGCCATATTGCAGGCTATCCGCCGTATACGTATCTGGCATCTATGATTTTCTCCCACACATCTCAGGATGAGGTCGCAGCTGCAGCAGCCAGAGCAAAGCAGGTGCTGGAAGCACAAACTGGATTTCGTGTACTGGGACCGGCACAGCTGAATAAGCGAAAGGATGAAGTGCGGATGCGCATTTTGTTGAAGGGGAAGCAGCAGGAGCTGCTTGCAGGATGTGTCCGTATGGTTTATGATGCACATCTGGCGGCAAAGGCGAAGGCCAGACTGGATATTGATCTGTCTCCGGTAATGCTGGACTGA